In Elaeis guineensis isolate ETL-2024a chromosome 1, EG11, whole genome shotgun sequence, a genomic segment contains:
- the LOC140854360 gene encoding uncharacterized protein: MTIWTRVQNLRTIINMNNIMTGPGRRHSRGRQQAPLDDTHPHFSILHDDSEDLDETQLPESTEPPSAQPELAQPEAMVPQHHPLTGTQHRRAVRGPSRGLVLEKYVHTHNEKPKVHIFRDHPVGTEASIVANEISLYMWNHFPWAAESFKHVAPRYRDALVSHIRDNIDFEDCTDEEVTACILKMAANRYRDRRCRLHKYCNELQAKGIDPVTQPYRNWAGSSDDWRWLCEHFGTEVFQVCLVFQVF, from the exons atgactatatggacacgagttcagaatctgagaacaataattaatatgaataa catcatgactggtcctggacgtagacattcacggggtaggcagcaggctccgcttgatgatacacatcctcactttagcattttgcatgatgactcagaggatttagatgagactcagttgcccgagtccacagagccgcctagtgctcagccagagcttgcccagccggaggccatggtaccgcagcatcatccccttacag gaacacagcatcgacgtgcagtgcgtggtcctagtaggggtcttgttttggaaaaatatgtgcatacacacaatgaaaaaccgaaggtacatatatttcgagatcatccggttggcacagaggccagtatcgtcgcaaatgagatcagtttgtatatgtggaatcattttccgtgggctgctgaaagtttcaagcatgtagctcctcgataccgtgatgctctagtctctcacatcagg gataatattgacttcgaggattgcactgacgaagaagtgacggcatgtattctcaaaatggctgcaaatagatacagagatcggcgatgtaggcttcataaatactgcaatgagctgcaggcgaaggggattgatcctgtgacccagccatacagaaattgggctgggtctagtgacgattggcggtggttatgtgagcattttggaactgaggtatttcaggtatgtctagtgttccaagttttttaa
- the LOC140854365 gene encoding protein ATAF2-like isoform X2 encodes MEMDPENIEAVIHQRYGVPEGENSGPSLRFPPGFNFNPNDQELIRLYLDRKIKENYELSGEEKFYFFTSRTRKYPNGSRPARAAAGGYWKATGSEKKIYNDDDELVRVKKTLVYYREKAKENDGIKTDWIMQEYISEITTCKPGDSMKLDDWVLCCIHKKRGAVDIPHKLQNVSQAQSDMPTEQDAKNNQSYQTFIDSKGGYGNAIMVQRLVAAPGVQIIEFNGSMVPSLAAEPSVQITPSMQLTELNDMVAPSIIAPSDQMIGSNRMLQQFAVATRMQMTEFNGMFQPSTIAPSGQMIDFNRRMPQLGEAYVEQMDNHDCMVQKSAISPTEPMTDFNYMAPRFAAAPIEQMMGFYDMTQLSEIADFNAMRQPSPSMTEHNGIMSICNNHSTGQGFQQNLSNAMISGKDHVDQFGMAYGERDEVIDPIKLL; translated from the exons ATGGAGATGGACCCAGAAAATATTGAAGCAGTGATTCACCAAAGATATGGAGTTCCAGAGGGGGAGAATAGCGGCCCTTCTTTGAGGTTTCCTCCTGGCTTTAACTTCAACCCGAACGATCAAGAGCTAATACGTTTGTATCTCGACCGCAAGATCAAGG AAAATTACGAGCTTTctggagaagaaaaattttatttcttcactTCAAGAACACGCAAATATCCAAATGGGAGCCGTCCAGCTCGCGCTGCTGCTGGTGGATATTGGAAAGCCACaggatctgaaaaaaaaatctacaatgatgatgaTGAGCTAGTGAGAGTGAAAAAAACCTTGGTATACTATAGAGAAAAGGCTAAAGAAAATGATGGTATAAAGACTGACTGGATAATGCAAGAGTATATAAGTGAGATCACAACTTGCAAGCCTGGTGATTCAATGAAG CTTGATGATTGGGTCTTATGCTGCATTCATAAGAAAAGAGGTGCTGTAGACATTCCTCATAAGCTACAGAATGTTTCTCAAGCTCAATCAGACATGCCAACCGAACAAGATGCAAAGAATAATCAAAGCTATCAGACTTTTATTGACTCAAAAGGTGGCTATGGTAATGCCATTATGGTACAACGATTAGTAGCAGCACCAGGTGTGCAAATTATTGAATTTAATGGTAGTATGGTCCCATCATTAGCAGCAGAACCAAGTGTGCAAATTACACCAAGCATGCAATTAACTGAACTTAATGATATGGTCGCACCATCAATAATAGCACCAagtgatcaaatgattggttctaATAGAATGCTACAACAATTTGCAGTAGCAACAAGGATGCAAATGACTGAATTTAATGGTATGTTCCAACCATCAACAATAGCACCAAGTGGACAGATGATTGATTTTAATAGAAGGATGCCACAATTAGGAGAAGCCTATGTTGAGCAAATGGATAATCATGATTGCATGGTACAAAAATCAGCAATATCTCCAACTGAGCCAATGACTGATTTCAATTATATGGCACCACGATTTGCAGCAGCTCCAATCGAACAAATGATGGGCTTCTATGATATGACACAGCTCTCTGAAATTGCTGATTTCAATGCTATGAGACAACCATCACCATCAATGACTGAACATAATGGGATCATGAGCATCTGCAATAATCATTCAACCGGGCAAGGTTTCCAACAGAACTTGAGCAATGCAATGATATCTGGCAAAGATCATGTGGATCAGTTTGGAATGGCATATGGTGAAAGAGATGAAGTCATAGATCCAATAAAACTTCTTTGA
- the LOC140854365 gene encoding protein ATAF2-like isoform X1, which produces MEMDPENIEAVIHQRYGVPEGENSGPSLRFPPGFNFNPNDQELIRLYLDRKIKGEPLLYNVFKDVNLYDYDPEELVENYELSGEEKFYFFTSRTRKYPNGSRPARAAAGGYWKATGSEKKIYNDDDELVRVKKTLVYYREKAKENDGIKTDWIMQEYISEITTCKPGDSMKLDDWVLCCIHKKRGAVDIPHKLQNVSQAQSDMPTEQDAKNNQSYQTFIDSKGGYGNAIMVQRLVAAPGVQIIEFNGSMVPSLAAEPSVQITPSMQLTELNDMVAPSIIAPSDQMIGSNRMLQQFAVATRMQMTEFNGMFQPSTIAPSGQMIDFNRRMPQLGEAYVEQMDNHDCMVQKSAISPTEPMTDFNYMAPRFAAAPIEQMMGFYDMTQLSEIADFNAMRQPSPSMTEHNGIMSICNNHSTGQGFQQNLSNAMISGKDHVDQFGMAYGERDEVIDPIKLL; this is translated from the exons ATGGAGATGGACCCAGAAAATATTGAAGCAGTGATTCACCAAAGATATGGAGTTCCAGAGGGGGAGAATAGCGGCCCTTCTTTGAGGTTTCCTCCTGGCTTTAACTTCAACCCGAACGATCAAGAGCTAATACGTTTGTATCTCGACCGCAAGATCAAGGGTGAGCCATTGCTTTACAATGTATTCAAGGATGTCAATCTTTATGATTACGACCCGGAAGAACTAGTTG AAAATTACGAGCTTTctggagaagaaaaattttatttcttcactTCAAGAACACGCAAATATCCAAATGGGAGCCGTCCAGCTCGCGCTGCTGCTGGTGGATATTGGAAAGCCACaggatctgaaaaaaaaatctacaatgatgatgaTGAGCTAGTGAGAGTGAAAAAAACCTTGGTATACTATAGAGAAAAGGCTAAAGAAAATGATGGTATAAAGACTGACTGGATAATGCAAGAGTATATAAGTGAGATCACAACTTGCAAGCCTGGTGATTCAATGAAG CTTGATGATTGGGTCTTATGCTGCATTCATAAGAAAAGAGGTGCTGTAGACATTCCTCATAAGCTACAGAATGTTTCTCAAGCTCAATCAGACATGCCAACCGAACAAGATGCAAAGAATAATCAAAGCTATCAGACTTTTATTGACTCAAAAGGTGGCTATGGTAATGCCATTATGGTACAACGATTAGTAGCAGCACCAGGTGTGCAAATTATTGAATTTAATGGTAGTATGGTCCCATCATTAGCAGCAGAACCAAGTGTGCAAATTACACCAAGCATGCAATTAACTGAACTTAATGATATGGTCGCACCATCAATAATAGCACCAagtgatcaaatgattggttctaATAGAATGCTACAACAATTTGCAGTAGCAACAAGGATGCAAATGACTGAATTTAATGGTATGTTCCAACCATCAACAATAGCACCAAGTGGACAGATGATTGATTTTAATAGAAGGATGCCACAATTAGGAGAAGCCTATGTTGAGCAAATGGATAATCATGATTGCATGGTACAAAAATCAGCAATATCTCCAACTGAGCCAATGACTGATTTCAATTATATGGCACCACGATTTGCAGCAGCTCCAATCGAACAAATGATGGGCTTCTATGATATGACACAGCTCTCTGAAATTGCTGATTTCAATGCTATGAGACAACCATCACCATCAATGACTGAACATAATGGGATCATGAGCATCTGCAATAATCATTCAACCGGGCAAGGTTTCCAACAGAACTTGAGCAATGCAATGATATCTGGCAAAGATCATGTGGATCAGTTTGGAATGGCATATGGTGAAAGAGATGAAGTCATAGATCCAATAAAACTTCTTTGA
- the LOC140854364 gene encoding uncharacterized protein — protein sequence MEMDPENIEAVIHQRYGVPEGENSGPSLRFPPGFNFNPNDQELIRLYLDRKIKGEPLLYNVFKDVNLYDYDPEELVENYELSGEEKFYFFTSRTRKYPNGRRPARAAGGGYWKATGSEKKIYNDDDELVGVKKTLVYYRGKAKENDGVKTDWIMQEYISEITTCKPGDSMKLDDWVLCCIHKKRGAVDNPHKLQNVSQAQSDMPTKPDAKNNQSYQTFIDSNGGYDNTIMVQRLVAAPGMQITEFNGSMVPSLAAEPSVQITPSIQLTELNDMVAPSIIAPSDQMIGSNGMLQQFAIATRMQMTEFNDMFQPSAIAPSGQMIDFNRRMPQLGEAYAELMDNHDCMVQKSAISPTEPMTDFNYMAPRFAAAPIEQMMGFYDMTQLSEIADFNAMRQPSPPMTEHNGFMSICNNHSTGQGFQQNLSNAMISGKDHVDQFGMAYGERDEVIGPMKLLCYEPAIEIDDVLSDSIEPKELDADERSRHDVGCRQAEDFSKLDP from the exons ATGGAGATGGACCCAGAAAATATTGAAGCAGTGATTCACCAAAGATACGGAGTTCCAGAGGGGGAGAATAGCGGCCCTTCTTTGAGGTTTCCTCCTGGCTTTAACTTCAACCCGAACGATCAAGAGCTAATACGTTTGTATCTCGACCGCAAGATCAAGGGTGAGCCATTGCTTTACAATGTATTCAAGGATGTCAATCTTTATGATTACGACCCGGAAGAACTAGTTG AAAATTACGAGCTTTctggagaagaaaaattttatttcttcactTCAAGAACACGCAAATATCCAAATGGGAGGCGTCCAGCTCGTGCTGCTGGTGGTGGATATTGGAAAGCCACAGGGtctgaaaaaaaaatctacaatgatgatgaTGAGCTAGTGGGAGTGAAAAAAACCTTGGTATACTATAGAGGAAAGGCTAAAGAAAATGATGGTGTAAAGACTGACTGGATAATGCAAGAGTATATAAGTGAGATCACAACTTGCAAGCCTGGTGATTCAATGAAG CTTGATGACTGGGTCTTATGCTGCATTCATAAAAAAAGAGGTGCTGTAGACAATCCTCACAAGCTACAGAATGTTTCTCAAGCTCAATCAGACATGCCAACCAAACCAGATGCAAAGAATAATCAAAGCTATCAGACTTTTATTGACTCAAATGGTGGCTATGATAATACCATTATGGTACAACGATTAGTAGCAGCACCAGGTATGCAAATTACTGAATTTAATGGTAGTATGGTCCCATCATTAGCAGCAGAACCAAGTGTGCAAATTACACCAAGCATTCAATTAACTGAACTTAATGATATGGTCGCACCATCAATAATAGCACCAagtgatcaaatgattggttctaATGGAATGCTACAACAATTTGCAATAGCAACAAGGATGCAAATGACTGAATTTAATGATATGTTCCAACCATCAGCAATAGCACCAAGTGGACAGATGATTGATTTTAATAGAAGGATGCCACAATTAGGAGAAGCCTATGCTGAGCTAATGGATAATCATGATTGCATGGTACAAAAATCAGCAATATCTCCAACTGAGCCAATGACTGATTTCAATTATATGGCACCACGATTTGCAGCAGCTCCAATCGAACAAATGATGGGCTTCTATGATATGACACAGCTCTCTGAAATTGCTGATTTCAATGCTATGAGACAACCATCACCACCAATGACTGAACATAATGGGTTCATGAGCATCTGCAATAATCATTCAACCGGGCAAGGTTTCCAACAGAACTTGAGCAATGCAATGATATCTGGCAAAGATCATGTGGATCAGTTCGGAATGGCATATGGTGAAAGAGATGAAGTCATAGGTCCAATGAAACTGCTTTGTTATGAGCCGGCAATTGAAATAGACGATGTTTTAAGTGATAGTATTGAACCAAAAGAGTTAGATGCTGATGAACGTAGTAGACATGATGTTGGTTGCAGGCAAGCTGAAGATTTTAGTAAGCTGGATCCATGA